Below is a window of Deltaproteobacteria bacterium DNA.
GTATCGTAGGATTTTGCGATCTTCCTATACGGATCTCCGGTCATTTCGCGCCCCACAAAATAGAAGCAATTAAATACGACATTCACAATGACTAGAAGGCTTGAATGCAGATTCCACGAATTGCCTGTCTTCCAGTAGCAGCAACTTTTTGGCTCAAGTCGAGGAGTTGATCAATTTTTGCAATAATTTTCAATGAATTTATCGTCGTCAGGGTCTTCGCATACCGAGATATCAAAACCCTGAGTATTGATGAATTGCCCATGAATTGTAACCAGTTCAATAATTGGCAATATATATCGATCGTCGGGAATTTAGATGATAGATCCTCTGCAACACGTTGCTATTCATCAAGGATTTGTTGCGAAAGTACAATTTGAAAGCTTTGGTTTCTCCATGCTTTAAGGATTTGTAATGGAGGGCCGCTGAAAAATATCCCGGATATGAACACATTCGTATCAAGGACAATTCTCATTTCTTTTTTCCTCGAGCTTTTAAAATGGCATTGCCAAGATCAGACTTTTTAATTCCGGCTTGTTTTCCTTTTTTTCTGGCCTCGGCAATAAGAGGGCCAAATTCATCAAGTGATGGTGGTGCTATGTTCTTAAGGACGACAACGTCCTTTTCACCGACAACGACGAATTGAGCCCCAGCCTTTAAGTTTAGTTGTTTCCTTATATTTTCAGGAATAACGACTTGGCCTTTTGATGACATTTTTGTTGTTGAAACATTTGCCATGACAAACCTCCATGCAGTTAGGATGTCTTACTGGTAAGATGTCCCCCTACAAACGCGAGAAAGCCAAGATAAAAAAATATAATTAGTTTGACATAATGTGAGGTGATTTGCTACGCGTTGAAGGACTTATCCAGGCGTCTAGGGATGACCCAGTCCGGAGTGGGGTACGCCGTAAAAAGAGGCGAACAGTATGCTGAAGAAAACAACTATCGTCTCGTAGAAACTTCATTATCTACTTATGCCCCTCCCCCCTGACTATTCTTCTATGTGGGTGTAATGACCATGCATATCTTTCAGGTCATTGGTTGCGCGATAATTGTGGCAGGTTTGCTTGGAGTGTCTTTACTCTTGGTAAACAAGGTCGTGGGTAATAAGGTTGGAATATTGCTCTTCGTAGCGTTTGTGGCCAGTGGATTGCTTTTGATTGTTCAGCATGGGATATTTCATGACAAGATAGGCGATCTCGCCGATGTCCAGGCCGAAGCTGAAACTGATGCGCGCCGTATCAAGGACATATTGACAGAGATTCAAAAGTATCGCGAGCAGGTCAGGGCACACAGTCACACGATCAACTTCGCGGCGAAGGAAGCAACTGAGGTGAGCCGACAGGTTGAACAAGTTAATATGCAGCGTGCTGAAATAACTGAATTCATGAAAAGGCTTTCGGTTGCTGTAGAGCAAGCGCAACATTCTGAGGATAAACTTGAAGCTGCAAACGCTTTTGCCATAACAGTGATCCGGGCTCAAAATGACGATAGAGAGGCATTCGACGAATTAGGCAGGCTCTCCAAAGATGGGACAAAAGATCTGAGTATGCTTGCGGCGCGGGCGTATGGCACGATAGTGGATGCCCATTCACAACCCTTCTACCTTAGTGGTTTCAATATCCCTTGGGGAGAGGGCATTGATCCTTCCAAGCTCTCTCT
It encodes the following:
- a CDS encoding PIN domain-containing protein — translated: MRIVLDTNVFISGIFFSGPPLQILKAWRNQSFQIVLSQQILDE
- a CDS encoding AbrB/MazE/SpoVT family DNA-binding domain-containing protein; this encodes MANVSTTKMSSKGQVVIPENIRKQLNLKAGAQFVVVGEKDVVVLKNIAPPSLDEFGPLIAEARKKGKQAGIKKSDLGNAILKARGKKK